A stretch of DNA from Lycium ferocissimum isolate CSIRO_LF1 chromosome 4, AGI_CSIRO_Lferr_CH_V1, whole genome shotgun sequence:
gctacacaaatatttaaagcttattttggtctttttttattttttaaattttgtgccaaataaaaaaaaaaaatctttttgggacaaaaaaaGTATTATTTATGACAGCTTACTTCGATATCGATCTAAGATTATTTATGACAGCCTAATACGAAGGCAAAAAAGTGAAATGTACGTATATCTAGCTGGATTTTACAATTACTTGTCCTTTAGAAGTCACCGAAAGAGCTATCTGGattagaaatttgaaaaaagaattatGGGTGTGGTAGCCCCCCCAGATCTCATCAATTAAAATCAGCAACTTTTAATTTGTTGCAGCAATGATTATGTTTATCACATGAAATGATGCACATGGCCCCTCTAATTAAGTGAAGATTTTGGTGTAGGGGAAGGCGATCTAGTCCCTTACATTTATAGTTATTAGCAAGTGTGGTGGTGCTAATGATCGTGTGGTGGTGCTAATGATGAGAGATGTTAGTGgtgaaaaaagaagaggaagagaggAGTAAATGAGTTGAGCGGTGAGGTGGCATGTCACGTGGTGTCCACCTCACCGAATTGTCAGTGTCACTTCAGATATAATGTCCACCTTAGACAATTTTAACGGAAAAaaggtatatttgaacccaaaatataacagagaggtatatttgaactcaaaatataacagaggggtatatttggactcaaAATATAACggaaagggtatatttagaTCCAAAGTATAATGAAAGGTATATTTAATCCTTTTCTGATAGTTCAGGGCTATATTTGACTCTTTTccgtttatttattaataaaaacTAGCTCTAAGCACCTGTCTAGCGGATttgcttaaaataaaattaaaaaaaaaaaaaaaatagtcattcaaggaaacaaaaagaaaacagGAAAATAATTCCCATTCCCAGTCACCAAAGGAAACAATATTCTCCTCCTATAAATTCACTTCCAAAGCTTCATAGTTCCTCACTTTTCTTCAATTGAATCTAATCTCCATTATTACTCTCCAAATGGCCCCAATCAAAGTAACAACAAATAATAATTTAGAGAAACACCACCAATCAAGAATGGCGATGATGTCAAAGGCAATTAAATCAATAGCATTCAagaaacaacaaacaacaaaagTATTCCGAAAGGGTGATGAAGTTGAAGTGGCAAGTCAAGAATACGGCTTTATAGGTTCTTACTATACTGCAACTATTATTTCTTCCCTTGGTGATTGTCATTACAAAGTCAAATACAAAACTCTGTTGACTGATGATGAGTCTGCCCCGTTAGAGGATGTTGTCACTGCCGCTGAAGTCCGCCCTGTTCAACCTCATCAACATGAAATAATGACGGAAAACAACTTCCGTATGTACGACATGGTTGATGTATTTGCCAACGATGGATGGTGGTTTGGATTTATTAGTGGAAAAATTGGACAAGAGTACTATGTCTACTTCCCTACAACTGCAGATAACATTGCATATCCTGCTGATGTGTTGAGATTTCATCAAGAATGGTCTAACGGCAAGTGGATAACTCTTCCAAGACAAGAAAGGATTTTTGACTTGCATTGATTTTGATTTACTGTAATGTCATATAAAAGCTACTTAATCGTTCTCTTTATGTTCAAATTTTGTCGCAAAATTGTTATATATGCTGAACATATAGTTTGTTATAGAAAACATGACGAAAATAGCCATGATAATGTAGATACTACTCCCTccttctcaatttatgtgatataatttgattaAGCATCAAGTTtaaaaaagtttaagaaataaagaaagatttttgaattttgttgttTAAAATAAGCTTAAGATATTTTTATGGTCATAGATCATCTCATTAAGCGCAAAAAGGCaaagtttaaagttaagttgtcaaataagaaaatgtattattttttttgaacagattaaaaaaaagtatattaCATAAATTAAGACAAGGAAATACTTTCTTTTCAGATtgttttatcataatttattttgtttccgttagttttattttcataCTGCTTTGATCAATTTGTCCTTATCTGATTTTTTTTCATCATGTTTTTTATTGTGCCGagagtctttcggaaacagtCTTCCTACTTTTCGAAATAGGGGTAGTAGGATTTAACTGGGTACgttgtgttgtattgttttAGCCTTGAATGTCATTGTTGGACGTTTTCGAATAATCCTAACTTCGAATTTTCCTATTATATTGTCTCAAATAAGAtgcattatttttctttcataatAGGGATCAACATTCTAGTAcaataaaacagaaaaaataagaCAAGGAGGACAAATCTAAAGCACAGATCAAATTTCcaacaaccattcaaacaatgcTGGTGCAAATCACCCAATGTTTAATCGAGGACAATATTAAAACAACCACCTTAAATGTTTGTATTCGTGCAAATTACCCAATGTTTCATTGGCGTTTCGGATCTCTCCCTAAAGTCAATAGACACTATTAAATTGATGAATCAAGACGCACTTCGATAAAAATCGTGTATGGATAGAAGGACCTATTGTCCCATTACTCAATGCATATATAGCACAAAGAGTGTCGCGATGAAGGCATATCGTGAAAGATGATGGTATTATAACCATTCTTTACAATAGTCCGTTTTGGTTGTGCAACTTGAATGGCTgtcaattttaaatttaaactaCCATATACACCGCCCCACGctggagaaaaaaataagaaattatatCACccattaaggaaaaaaatccAACCTTGgctttgatttccttggattcaAGTTGTCCATCTACCTCCTCTGATCTAATTATTCCTCTAGTCCTAAAAATGTTCAGTCTTTGCTTCGACCATTCAATTTTATCCTTCATCTGATAATAATACTAAGAAACACATCTTTAAAACATTAAGCAGTGGCCAGTCAGAGCTTCTT
This window harbors:
- the LOC132053981 gene encoding protein AGENET DOMAIN (AGD)-CONTAINING P1-like, with the protein product MAMMSKAIKSIAFKKQQTTKVFRKGDEVEVASQEYGFIGSYYTATIISSLGDCHYKVKYKTLLTDDESAPLEDVVTAAEVRPVQPHQHEIMTENNFRMYDMVDVFANDGWWFGFISGKIGQEYYVYFPTTADNIAYPADVLRFHQEWSNGKWITLPRQERIFDLH